DNA sequence from the Caminibacter pacificus genome:
TCTGCTGCGCTAAATTTATGTCGTGTATGACAAGCGAGACAATTTCCAACACCTCCGTCAGGATAAAGTGCCGCTATTCCGTCACTAGGCCATGTATCAGGAGATGGTACGCCGTTTTTATCGAGTTTGATTGCCGTACCGTGGCATTGTACGCATAAATTTGCAACGTTTAAATCTGCAAGTTTAGGATTGTTTTGGTTCGCTCTATAAACAGATAAGTCGTTTCTGATTCCCTTAACCATTTCTTTTCCGCTTATTCCATAAGAGGGATTGTTTCCTTTTAAACTTTCGTAATGATAAGCGATTTTGGTCATCAAAATCCCATTGCCTGATTTGTTATATGCAATCCATTGCGCTCCGGCTCTTGAATGTCCGGAATTTAGATATTCTGTTACTTCTTTGGCGTGACATTTAGCACATGTAACAGAAGATACGGTAATTTGTACCGTCCAATTTTTACCTTGGAAAGGATGAGATTTGAAAGAGGTCGGATAGTCTTTTGGAACTACGTGACATTGAACGCATCCGATTCCGGCTTTTGCATGTTTTGAATGTTGCCAATCTGCGACGATTCCAGGGTCCATTACTTTGTGACAAATTAAGCATTGGTTGGTTTTTACTGCAGGATTTGGTTTAAAGTTTTTTAACTTTATGTAATTTGGATTAGAAGTTAGAGAATTTGCAGCCAAAGATACGGTTGTGAGTGTTGCTACACTTAGTCCGGTTGAAATTATTTTTTTCATGATTAATCC
Encoded proteins:
- a CDS encoding multiheme c-type cytochrome gives rise to the protein MKKIISTGLSVATLTTVSLAANSLTSNPNYIKLKNFKPNPAVKTNQCLICHKVMDPGIVADWQHSKHAKAGIGCVQCHVVPKDYPTSFKSHPFQGKNWTVQITVSSVTCAKCHAKEVTEYLNSGHSRAGAQWIAYNKSGNGILMTKIAYHYESLKGNNPSYGISGKEMVKGIRNDLSVYRANQNNPKLADLNVANLCVQCHGTAIKLDKNGVPSPDTWPSDGIAALYPDGGVGNCLACHTRHKFSAAEARNPASCSNCHLGPDHPDKEIFHSSVHGHIFETNKKNYDFNSKKIIPGKTVRAATCFVCHMSNINGLKSTHNVSLRLKWNLWAPSSFERTGGNETAGWAYWQGGGKIIPGKTVIRGNVKTGNPKGPSRYEKSLFSLSPSNVYKQLFPKKRRCCKSI